In Rickettsia endosymbiont of Gonocerus acuteangulatus, the following are encoded in one genomic region:
- a CDS encoding SDR family oxidoreductase produces MNNAGIQHVALIDEFPEDKWEQILCIDLIASFYTTKYAIPIMKKNGFGRIVNIASAHAYVASPFKSAYVAAKHDILGLTKTVALEVAENNITVNAVCPGYVNTPLVKNQIADTSKARHISEESALRDVILKSQATKKFIEASEIADLVIFLCDEKASSITGAGFLIDEGWTAQ; encoded by the coding sequence GTGAATAATGCCGGTATTCAGCATGTTGCTCTTATCGATGAGTTTCCGGAAGATAAATGGGAACAGATTTTGTGTATAGATTTAATAGCCTCTTTTTATACTACAAAATATGCAATTCCTATAATGAAAAAGAACGGCTTTGGGCGTATCGTTAACATTGCTTCGGCTCATGCATACGTCGCATCCCCTTTTAAATCAGCCTATGTTGCGGCAAAGCACGACATACTCGGTCTTACTAAAACTGTTGCTTTAGAGGTTGCTGAGAATAATATCACTGTTAATGCTGTTTGTCCTGGTTACGTAAATACCCCACTTGTAAAAAATCAAATAGCAGATACCTCAAAAGCCCGTCACATCAGCGAAGAATCAGCCTTAAGAGATGTAATATTAAAGTCGCAAGCCACAAAGAAATTCATAGAGGCAAGCGAAATAGCTGATCTAGTAATATTTCTGTGTGACGAAAAAGCATCATCTATAACAGGGGCTGGATTCTTGATAGATGAGGGCTGGACAGCACAATAA
- the tnpA gene encoding IS200/IS605 family transposase, giving the protein MSKYIHKSHNVTVLLYHMVFPAKYRRAVFDVSVDQVLREICLEIEKRYQIKFLEIGVDEDHVHFLVQSVPTYSVTKIVTTIKSVTARQIFRQCPQVKKQLWGGEFWTDGYFTSTVGKHGNENMIGKYVKNQGKEYQKLHEDHQLAFF; this is encoded by the coding sequence ATGAGCAAATATATACATAAAAGTCATAATGTTACGGTACTGCTGTATCACATGGTATTTCCAGCAAAATATCGCCGAGCAGTGTTTGACGTATCAGTTGATCAAGTATTACGAGAAATATGTTTAGAGATAGAAAAGAGATATCAAATAAAATTTTTAGAAATAGGGGTTGATGAAGATCATGTCCATTTTTTGGTACAATCTGTACCAACCTATAGCGTAACAAAAATAGTAACAACAATTAAAAGTGTTACAGCTCGTCAAATATTTAGACAGTGTCCACAGGTAAAGAAACAATTATGGGGTGGAGAATTTTGGACTGATGGATATTTTACGAGTACGGTAGGTAAGCATGGAAATGAGAATATGATAGGAAAATACGTAAAAAACCAAGGCAAGGAATATCAGAAACTGCATGAGGATCATCAGCTAGCTTTCTTCTAA
- a CDS encoding MFS transporter has product MNKSKFIFLSAISGNILEYYDFTVYSVFSPIIGRVFFPGESEFIQIILSLAVFAVGFLTRPIGGILFGYIGDRYGRRIALIISMLGMTIPTFIMGLIPSYADIGVYAPLTLIIMRLIQGLCISGEGTGAAIFILEHRQNLRPGFTAGLVNGSNIAGTLIATFIGIIIERYFSHIDFAWRFAFLLGGFMGLVGFYLRLRVSETPIFKMLEKKKKVLKAPFSNVVKTAWKSMLLTICMGAIASSIMYLVKTYINVFYYSVMHLSNTTALLYMAYGSFIAMITMPFAGGIADIIGKFKMSMLAGIANLLLIFPTMLLMSSEETWQQITALTILGMLAGSIAGTAYIFVITLFTAEQRFTGVAFSYNFAIAIFGGTSPIISRWLVEHTGLFYAPAFYIMIIAAVFLIIMYMMKRVIKQLLYSYEHKK; this is encoded by the coding sequence ATGAACAAATCTAAATTCATTTTTCTATCTGCTATTTCAGGGAATATACTTGAATATTATGACTTTACTGTATATTCAGTTTTCTCGCCAATTATAGGGCGGGTTTTCTTTCCTGGGGAGTCAGAGTTTATCCAAATTATTTTAAGTCTTGCAGTATTTGCCGTTGGGTTTTTGACGAGACCTATTGGTGGTATATTATTTGGTTATATCGGTGATAGATATGGCAGGCGTATTGCCCTGATAATATCTATGCTTGGTATGACTATCCCAACCTTTATCATGGGCTTGATCCCTTCATATGCAGATATTGGAGTTTATGCACCTCTGACTCTGATCATAATGCGGCTTATTCAAGGGCTTTGTATTAGCGGCGAAGGAACAGGAGCTGCTATTTTCATTTTAGAGCATCGTCAAAATTTAAGACCAGGATTTACAGCAGGTTTAGTAAACGGCTCAAATATCGCCGGTACTTTAATCGCAACCTTTATCGGTATTATTATAGAGCGTTATTTTTCTCATATTGATTTTGCGTGGCGGTTTGCTTTCTTGCTTGGTGGATTTATGGGGCTTGTTGGTTTTTATTTGCGATTACGCGTTTCAGAGACTCCTATTTTTAAAATGCTTGAGAAGAAGAAAAAAGTTCTTAAAGCTCCTTTTTCTAATGTAGTTAAAACAGCTTGGAAATCTATGCTTTTAACTATATGCATGGGTGCTATAGCAAGTAGCATTATGTATTTAGTAAAAACGTATATAAACGTATTTTATTATAGTGTTATGCATCTTAGTAACACTACTGCTTTATTATATATGGCTTACGGCTCCTTTATTGCTATGATCACAATGCCATTTGCTGGGGGTATTGCTGATATTATTGGAAAATTTAAAATGAGTATGCTTGCCGGAATTGCTAATTTATTACTAATTTTTCCGACTATGCTGCTTATGTCTTCAGAAGAAACGTGGCAACAGATTACAGCACTTACTATTCTTGGCATGCTTGCCGGAAGTATAGCAGGTACGGCATATATATTTGTTATTACTTTATTTACGGCAGAACAAAGATTTACCGGCGTTGCTTTCAGCTATAATTTTGCAATTGCTATATTTGGCGGTACGTCCCCTATTATTTCACGTTGGCTTGTTGAGCATACCGGCTTATTCTATGCTCCAGCTTTCTATATCATGATTATTGCAGCTGTATTTTTAATTATTATGTATATGATGAAAAGAGTAATTAAACAGTTGTTATATAGTTATGAACATAAAAAATAG
- the hemF gene encoding oxygen-dependent coproporphyrinogen oxidase produces MNIKNRKLTSSWFTNLRDLLCTEFEKIEEEYAKAKGLKAGKFVRSSWERDGGGGGVMSIMKGEVFEKVGVNISTVFGEFSQAFRAEIPGAELDGKFFATGISLVAHLKSPLIPAMHFNTRYIETSKNWFGGGGDLTPFYPKEDETAKFHAAFKEACDKYDSSYYPKFKKQCDEYFYLKHRKEPRGVGGIFYDYLNSGNFEQDFSFTQDVGKALLSVYPEIVRNKLFLPWTNEQKEYQLIRRGRYVEFNLLYDRGTKFGLMTDGNVEAILMSMPPEVKWI; encoded by the coding sequence ATGAACATAAAAAATAGAAAACTAACAAGTAGCTGGTTTACTAATTTACGTGATTTATTATGCACGGAATTTGAGAAAATCGAAGAAGAATACGCAAAGGCAAAAGGTTTAAAGGCGGGTAAGTTTGTCCGTTCAAGCTGGGAACGTGATGGCGGTGGCGGTGGTGTTATGTCTATCATGAAAGGGGAAGTGTTTGAAAAAGTTGGCGTTAATATATCGACTGTATTCGGTGAGTTTTCGCAAGCGTTTCGTGCCGAAATTCCTGGAGCAGAGCTGGATGGCAAGTTTTTTGCTACCGGTATTTCATTAGTTGCTCACCTTAAATCTCCTTTAATCCCCGCAATGCACTTCAATACCCGTTATATTGAAACCTCAAAAAATTGGTTTGGCGGCGGTGGTGATTTAACACCTTTTTATCCGAAAGAAGACGAGACGGCAAAATTTCATGCAGCTTTCAAAGAAGCGTGTGATAAATATGATTCTAGCTATTATCCTAAATTCAAAAAACAATGTGACGAATATTTTTATTTGAAGCATAGAAAAGAACCGAGAGGAGTCGGCGGCATATTTTACGATTATCTAAATAGTGGCAATTTTGAGCAAGATTTTTCTTTTACGCAAGATGTAGGCAAGGCTTTATTATCGGTATATCCTGAAATCGTTAGAAATAAGTTATTTTTACCTTGGACAAATGAGCAGAAAGAATATCAGCTTATAAGACGAGGCAGGTACGTAGAATTTAATTTGCTATATGATAGAGGTACAAAGTTCGGCTTAATGACTGATGGAAATGTAGAGGCTATATTGATGTCCATGCCGCCAGAGGTGAAATGGATATAA